In the genome of Staphylococcus durrellii, one region contains:
- a CDS encoding NAD-dependent epimerase/dehydratase family protein — protein MKILITGGAGFIGSHLAEYFNEQNYEVFILDNLKTGYHSNVGFIDNAHLIDNDVTNSQFVTELIKKEQFDYVIHLAAVVSVVETIKNPILSQSVNIEATLNMLESNRQYNKNLKKFIFASSAAVYGNTEGLPKKVNTFIDPESPYAIEKYAAEQYTKLYNKLFNMPTTSLRFFNIYGPRQDPSSPYSGVLSIMNEKFQNDDTFTFFGDGEQTRDFVYVKDLVQAVSIVLNNENANGKIYNLGSGEQISLLQIFNTFEKLYNKTINYKFSDSRSGDIKHSYAQIEELTSLGYKPKYSVEDGLAAYVNYTNHS, from the coding sequence TTGAAAATATTAATAACAGGTGGCGCAGGATTTATAGGTTCACATTTAGCTGAGTACTTTAACGAGCAAAATTATGAAGTTTTCATTTTAGATAATTTAAAAACTGGTTATCATTCTAACGTAGGGTTTATAGATAACGCTCATTTAATTGACAACGACGTTACTAATAGTCAATTTGTTACGGAACTCATAAAAAAGGAACAATTTGATTACGTCATCCACTTAGCTGCGGTAGTAAGTGTTGTAGAAACAATTAAAAACCCTATACTATCGCAATCAGTTAATATTGAAGCTACATTAAATATGCTTGAATCAAATAGACAGTATAATAAAAATTTAAAAAAATTTATTTTTGCATCTTCAGCTGCCGTGTATGGCAATACAGAAGGTTTACCTAAAAAAGTAAATACATTTATAGATCCAGAATCTCCATATGCTATAGAAAAATACGCTGCTGAACAATATACAAAACTATATAATAAATTGTTCAATATGCCTACTACTTCATTAAGATTTTTCAATATTTATGGTCCAAGACAAGACCCTAGTTCACCCTATTCAGGTGTGTTATCAATTATGAATGAAAAATTTCAAAATGATGATACCTTCACCTTTTTCGGGGATGGCGAACAAACTAGAGATTTTGTTTATGTAAAAGATTTAGTACAAGCGGTTTCTATAGTACTCAATAATGAAAATGCCAATGGTAAAATCTATAATTTGGGGAGTGGCGAACAAATATCTTTATTACAAATATTTAATACGTTTGAAAAGTTATATAATAAAACAATTAACTACAAATTTTCTGATTCAAGAAGTGGCGATATTAAGCATTCTTATGCTCAAATTGAAGAGTTAACCTCATTAGGATACAAGCCAAAATATAGTGTTGAAGATGGTTTAGCAGCTTATGTAAATTATACTAACCATTCATAA
- a CDS encoding CDP-glycerol glycerophosphotransferase family protein codes for MKISSDSNKFIIENLHEKKLSIHSENGALSFEKEQGIFNISSEKLLAFYQIENAPLHILNEHDIPIDVSQIDGEIDFSSDTYLSVDDKNYYLYIDQNNLLTLVFNKKPSFFNFYNKDCEIINISRDSKAFTINFTCKYFKPTSLNVFIKDRNHTFEIPLTTSSFKVITLKQHTFQVTANFIIDKNAISNLINYDENIINYNVEAYDLHFNYDIKEMPLSEYPPRIKAPNAYMFKENDEVWGEFENKMCLFKMYNTKHGNLSTRIFIVPKLTYRYYLKMTKNNLEAKSKKPIVIIVEYPEKAQDNGLIFFQYLLNNYSDRFHIYYLLSDYSSDIKNLKGYEDNIIQYQSLEHIKLFERSSVIIHTHTPNYVLPFLTNFLEDKVKSKSKLFLQHGIIASKDVSGIYGRTPSNEFTNLFVVSSEREKNEVINNYNYPEASVILSGLPRFDNIIRHRQASLTHKRSILIMPTWRKEIDQYSDAKFKKTNFFKVFNQLLTNKSLINFLANNNIELNFYLHHNFQKFSHLFDATYINIIYEDEHNVKDLLYESNLLITDYSSVGLDFALMHKKVIYYRPLALIDAEITTEDKHFLPGSIVNTESELLKELQSFEMDNHNKEVLKDIYLYDDTLACQRIVDAMIEKFNL; via the coding sequence ATGAAAATTTCAAGTGACTCAAATAAATTTATAATTGAAAATCTACATGAAAAAAAGTTGTCCATACATTCAGAAAATGGTGCTTTATCTTTTGAAAAAGAACAAGGAATATTTAATATTTCTTCAGAAAAATTATTAGCTTTTTATCAAATTGAAAATGCACCATTACATATTTTAAATGAACATGATATTCCCATCGATGTAAGTCAAATTGATGGTGAAATTGATTTTAGTAGCGACACTTATTTAAGTGTGGATGACAAAAATTATTATCTTTATATTGATCAAAACAATTTATTGACGCTAGTTTTTAATAAAAAACCTTCTTTCTTTAATTTTTACAATAAAGATTGCGAAATTATTAATATTAGTAGAGACAGTAAAGCATTCACCATTAACTTTACTTGTAAATATTTTAAACCTACATCTCTAAATGTGTTTATCAAAGATAGAAACCATACTTTTGAGATACCTTTAACAACAAGTTCATTCAAAGTAATAACATTAAAGCAACATACTTTCCAAGTAACTGCTAATTTCATAATCGATAAAAATGCTATAAGTAATTTAATTAACTATGACGAAAATATTATAAACTATAATGTAGAAGCGTATGACCTGCACTTTAATTATGATATAAAAGAAATGCCTTTGTCTGAGTATCCACCTCGAATAAAAGCACCCAATGCATACATGTTTAAAGAAAACGATGAAGTATGGGGCGAGTTTGAAAACAAGATGTGTTTATTTAAGATGTATAATACTAAACATGGAAATTTATCAACTAGAATATTCATAGTTCCAAAGTTAACCTATCGTTACTATTTGAAAATGACAAAAAACAACTTAGAAGCTAAATCTAAAAAACCAATCGTAATTATAGTTGAATATCCAGAAAAGGCCCAAGATAATGGTTTAATCTTTTTTCAATATCTACTAAATAATTATAGTGATAGATTCCATATATATTATTTACTATCAGATTATAGCTCTGACATTAAAAATCTTAAAGGGTATGAAGATAACATTATCCAATATCAGTCTTTGGAGCATATAAAACTATTTGAACGTTCTTCAGTGATCATACATACCCACACCCCAAATTATGTATTACCGTTTTTGACTAACTTTTTAGAAGACAAAGTTAAGTCTAAAAGTAAACTTTTTTTACAACATGGCATTATAGCTTCTAAAGATGTTAGTGGTATATATGGACGTACGCCAAGTAATGAATTTACAAATTTATTTGTAGTATCTTCAGAAAGAGAAAAAAATGAAGTTATTAATAACTATAATTATCCCGAAGCGTCTGTTATTCTCTCAGGTTTACCACGATTCGATAACATTATAAGACATAGACAGGCCTCATTAACTCATAAGCGTAGCATTTTAATAATGCCAACTTGGCGTAAGGAAATTGACCAATATAGTGATGCCAAATTTAAAAAAACTAATTTTTTTAAGGTTTTCAATCAACTACTAACAAATAAATCATTAATAAATTTTTTAGCGAATAATAACATTGAACTTAACTTTTACTTGCATCATAATTTCCAAAAATTCTCGCATTTATTTGATGCCACTTATATTAATATAATTTACGAAGATGAGCATAATGTAAAAGATTTATTATACGAAAGTAATTTATTAATCACTGATTATTCTAGTGTTGGATTAGACTTTGCTTTAATGCATAAAAAAGTAATCTATTATCGCCCTCTTGCATTGATAGATGCAGAAATTACTACTGAAGATAAGCACTTTCTACCAGGAAGCATTGTAAATACTGAAAGCGAATTATTAAAAGAATTGCAAAGTTTTGAAATGGATAATCACAACAAGGAAGTCCTCAAAGATATTTATCTATATGATGATACTCTTGCTTGTCAACGCATCGTTGATGCAATGATAGAAAAATTTAATTTATAA
- a CDS encoding DUF418 domain-containing protein, which yields MNDKTERISELDYMRGFALLGIILTNIISLYNFPTPSNFDQIKYLQFIDFFVEDKFFTIFSFLFGLGFYIFIRNAQKKDLNTHFVFLRRLTILAVFGILHQLLQPGEALLLYAIFGLILIPCFYLNKYINLVLGLIILCICLYLGNKTILPIPYFLLGLSAGQFCLFNNIKTKLLIILTSLSGLISIACWIILSKSYVYPSYKLLHHTLNNQELADYVQQQDLYNHLIVITSPFIALFYVSALLLIVKTNLFGKGLAPLSFYGRMALTNYVGQTLLIWVVMLMFNKNQLNITDTLFICVIIYILQLIASTVWLKFFNYGPLEYIWRIGTYMKVFNNKKPKTQVNYQSRIFEKN from the coding sequence ATGAACGATAAAACCGAAAGAATTTCAGAATTAGATTATATGCGAGGTTTTGCACTATTAGGAATTATTTTAACTAACATAATTTCCTTGTATAACTTCCCAACACCGAGCAACTTTGATCAAATTAAATACTTACAATTTATAGACTTTTTTGTTGAAGATAAATTCTTTACCATCTTTTCATTTTTATTCGGGCTTGGATTTTATATTTTCATTCGCAATGCTCAAAAAAAGGATTTGAACACCCATTTTGTCTTCTTAAGAAGATTGACTATTTTAGCAGTGTTTGGAATTTTGCATCAATTGCTTCAACCAGGCGAAGCTCTATTGTTATACGCTATATTTGGATTAATATTAATACCTTGTTTTTATTTAAATAAATATATCAACTTAGTTCTTGGCTTAATCATCTTATGTATATGTTTATATTTAGGAAATAAAACAATTCTTCCAATACCATATTTTTTATTAGGTCTTTCAGCAGGTCAATTCTGTCTTTTTAATAATATCAAAACTAAATTATTAATTATATTAACATCTCTTTCTGGCCTAATTTCAATTGCTTGCTGGATAATATTAAGTAAATCTTACGTATATCCTAGCTATAAATTGTTACATCATACATTAAATAACCAAGAACTTGCAGATTATGTTCAACAACAAGACTTGTACAATCATCTCATCGTTATCACAAGTCCATTTATCGCTTTATTTTACGTAAGTGCCCTCCTTTTAATCGTTAAAACAAATTTGTTTGGAAAAGGGTTAGCACCGTTAAGCTTTTACGGCAGAATGGCACTCACGAACTATGTAGGACAAACATTATTAATTTGGGTCGTGATGTTAATGTTCAACAAAAATCAACTCAACATAACTGATACATTATTTATATGCGTCATTATCTATATCTTACAATTAATTGCCTCAACGGTTTGGCTTAAATTCTTTAATTATGGTCCATTAGAATACATTTGGAGAATCGGCACATATATGAAAGTATTTAACAACAAGAAACCTAAAACTCAAGTGAATTATCAGTCTCGTATTTTTGAAAAAAATTAG
- a CDS encoding glycosyltransferase, which translates to MKEKLKKFILNQGKRKIKFLIEPLKLQLRSKYTRNIMYYANLYQKVNIDEDYILYQVRDGQSMTDSPYAIFKHLINDKSFKNFQHIWVVSNSSKQKSYSKLYNQYNNVKFIVKESKDYLFYLAKCKYLINNATFPNYFTKKHDQTYINTWHGTPLKFMGLDIKNNLVESQNTIRNFLSSDYIITPNNHTSEVFKKAFKLGGLIDNSILEIGYPRIDNTLNSNKDDVIKKLNNQGIKTNNSPILMFSPTWRGRLVSDPEDNIEDMIEIIEQLNKETKYQVILKVHPFIYHKAMHNKKLKPYLIDDDFDTNELLSVVDMLVTDYSSIFFDYLVTDKPIIFYTPDYETYEQGRGLYLPVNSLPGPSVHTVTELINTIINEDNILSAYRDKYIDYKENYTSLNIENVTAKLVNYIFDKKSSPIPKSQQAKKTLLIYPGGMKPNGITTSLMNLLESIDHNTYDVTLFLDKTTNKDTLDNLYSINSNVRVILRSGPLLSTTTEYYRNILVRNRGIMTKIEKLVYPDKLYEREFRKVFGNAEFDYAIDFSGYAMFWSSLVLASHAKRKLIYLHSDMKMDMERTVNGIRPHYANVKGTISMYPYFDKLVNVSEVTKQENINKLSKKSTRRKFQSSNNTINLPKIRKLMNDDNDIFVKNDKRVLVRQIDKQISSVPFSKEDYKVMTMGRLSPEKGFDNLIKSFEIVVKKHPSAKLYILGDGPLMNQLSNLIITLKLENNVFLMGQKRNPFFIMKECDLFVLPSYYEGQSMVLLEALTIGINVLASNIVANKYVLDYGKYGMLCDNDYASLATNIIEFINGENKEYDRFDAQKYNKAAINQFYDILLN; encoded by the coding sequence ATGAAAGAGAAATTAAAAAAATTCATTTTAAACCAAGGTAAGAGAAAAATTAAATTCCTAATTGAACCATTAAAACTTCAATTAAGAAGTAAATACACTCGAAATATTATGTATTATGCTAATTTATATCAAAAAGTAAATATTGATGAAGATTATATACTATATCAAGTAAGAGACGGTCAAAGTATGACAGATAGTCCTTATGCTATTTTCAAACATTTAATTAATGATAAATCATTTAAAAATTTCCAACATATATGGGTAGTCTCTAACAGTTCAAAACAAAAATCATATTCTAAGTTATATAACCAATATAACAACGTTAAGTTCATAGTAAAAGAAAGTAAAGATTATCTTTTTTATTTAGCTAAATGCAAATATTTAATTAATAATGCTACATTTCCAAACTATTTTACCAAAAAGCACGACCAAACTTATATAAATACATGGCATGGTACACCATTAAAATTTATGGGATTAGATATAAAAAATAATTTAGTAGAATCTCAAAATACAATTAGAAATTTCCTAAGTTCAGATTACATTATTACACCAAACAATCATACTAGTGAAGTATTTAAAAAAGCATTTAAATTAGGCGGATTAATAGATAATTCAATTCTCGAGATAGGTTATCCTAGAATTGATAATACATTAAACTCCAATAAAGATGATGTCATCAAAAAACTAAATAACCAAGGAATTAAAACTAATAATTCTCCTATATTAATGTTTTCTCCAACATGGCGTGGCCGCTTAGTCAGTGACCCAGAAGATAATATTGAAGATATGATTGAAATAATAGAACAGTTAAATAAAGAAACAAAATATCAAGTTATTTTGAAAGTACATCCTTTTATTTATCACAAGGCAATGCATAATAAAAAACTAAAACCTTATTTAATTGATGATGATTTTGACACTAATGAATTATTGAGTGTTGTAGACATGCTAGTCACTGATTATTCAAGTATTTTTTTCGACTACCTAGTAACTGATAAACCTATTATCTTTTATACACCTGATTATGAAACGTATGAACAAGGTAGAGGATTATATTTACCCGTAAATTCATTGCCAGGCCCTTCTGTACATACGGTAACTGAGCTAATTAATACAATAATAAACGAAGATAATATTTTATCTGCTTATCGAGATAAGTATATAGATTATAAAGAAAACTACACTAGTTTAAATATAGAAAATGTTACTGCAAAATTAGTTAATTATATATTTGATAAAAAATCTTCACCTATCCCAAAATCACAACAAGCCAAAAAAACCTTATTGATTTATCCTGGTGGTATGAAACCAAACGGGATTACTACATCATTAATGAATCTTTTAGAAAGTATTGATCATAATACATATGACGTAACTCTTTTCTTAGACAAAACTACTAATAAAGATACATTAGATAATCTATATTCTATTAATAGTAATGTTAGAGTTATATTAAGAAGCGGACCATTACTATCAACTACTACAGAGTATTATCGAAATATATTAGTTAGAAATAGAGGGATCATGACTAAAATAGAAAAACTAGTTTACCCAGACAAATTGTATGAACGTGAATTTAGGAAGGTATTTGGAAACGCCGAATTCGACTATGCTATTGATTTTAGTGGCTATGCGATGTTTTGGTCATCATTAGTCTTAGCCAGTCATGCTAAAAGAAAGTTAATATATCTACACAGTGATATGAAAATGGATATGGAACGAACTGTTAATGGCATAAGACCCCACTATGCAAATGTAAAAGGGACTATTTCAATGTACCCATACTTCGATAAATTAGTTAACGTATCAGAAGTGACTAAACAAGAAAATATTAATAAACTTAGTAAAAAATCAACTAGAAGAAAATTCCAATCTTCCAATAATACCATTAACTTACCTAAAATACGCAAACTAATGAATGATGATAATGACATATTTGTTAAAAATGACAAACGTGTCTTAGTACGTCAAATAGATAAACAAATCTCAAGTGTGCCCTTTTCTAAAGAAGATTATAAAGTTATGACTATGGGACGTTTATCTCCAGAAAAAGGGTTTGATAATTTAATAAAATCTTTTGAAATAGTAGTGAAAAAACATCCCTCAGCTAAATTATATATACTAGGTGATGGACCACTCATGAATCAATTAAGTAATCTTATAATTACATTAAAATTAGAAAATAATGTATTTTTAATGGGTCAAAAGAGAAATCCATTTTTCATTATGAAAGAATGTGACTTATTTGTTCTACCTTCATACTATGAAGGGCAATCTATGGTTTTATTAGAAGCATTAACTATTGGTATAAATGTACTAGCTTCTAATATAGTAGCAAATAAATATGTATTAGATTATGGTAAATATGGTATGCTCTGCGATAATGACTATGCTTCATTGGCTACCAATATCATAGAGTTCATTAACGGGGAAAATAAAGAATACGACAGATTTGATGCTCAAAAATACAATAAGGCAGCTATTAATCAATTTTATGATATATTACTCAATTAG
- a CDS encoding isoprenylcysteine carboxyl methyltransferase family protein — MTFTILLIFFIVRLYSLKISINHTQQLIKNGAKEYGAQNSKYLALTHILIYVGAAIESLINQDTFSLFNGLGFVLLLFGYLVLFHVIKTLGSIWTLKLFILPEHPIVKSGLYKITKHPNYYLNILPELIGVLLLTHATYTSVLLIPYAYFLYTRIVQEEKMMDL; from the coding sequence ATGACTTTCACAATTTTACTTATATTTTTTATTGTACGGTTATACAGCTTAAAAATTTCAATTAACCACACACAACAATTAATTAAAAATGGAGCTAAAGAATATGGTGCACAGAATTCAAAATACCTTGCATTAACTCATATTCTCATCTATGTAGGCGCAGCCATTGAATCGTTAATCAATCAAGATACGTTCAGCCTGTTTAATGGTCTAGGCTTTGTACTACTACTTTTTGGATACTTAGTTTTATTCCATGTCATTAAAACTTTAGGTTCTATATGGACTCTTAAATTGTTCATCTTACCTGAACATCCTATCGTTAAATCAGGACTATATAAAATAACGAAACACCCTAACTATTATCTAAATATCTTACCTGAGCTCATCGGTGTACTGTTGTTAACACATGCGACTTATACAAGTGTATTACTAATACCGTATGCTTACTTCTTATATACAAGAATTGTACAGGAAGAAAAAATGATGGATTTATAA